A section of the Carya illinoinensis cultivar Pawnee chromosome 12, C.illinoinensisPawnee_v1, whole genome shotgun sequence genome encodes:
- the LOC122290130 gene encoding ankyrin-1, with amino-acid sequence MGNPQKSGTGGDLHNAARSGDLNAVQLILSTNPLAVNSRDKHSRTPLHLAAWSGQAEVVSYLCKNKADVGAAAMDDMGAIHFAAQKGHLEVVRTLLSSGASAKASTRKGLTPLHYAVQGSHSELVKYLVRKGASLSIKTKSGKTPIDLANNEEIRSLLEERERLPIKGDLNGRKKDEESDLKPSVQEKEENPDDGAPSVVDDDNDELDGEGVKRKGDQDDRNEASSEPKKARVALNHLSSADDAQEDEENL; translated from the exons ATGGGGAATCCTCAGAAATCGGGCACGGGCGGAGATCTTCACAACGCGGCTCGGTCCGGGGACCTGAATGCGGTGCAATTAATATTGAGCACAAACCCTTTGGCAGTCAATTCCAGGGATAAGCACTCTAGAACTCC ACTACATTTAGCTGCATGGTCTGGCCAAGCAGAGGTGGTGAGTTATCTTTGCAAGAATAAGGCTGATGTCGGTGCCGCCGCCATGGATGACATGGGTGCAATTCACTTTGCTGCCCAAAAGGGTCATTTAGAAGTTGTACGAACTCTACTTTCGTCAGGTGCCTCTGCTAAAGCTTCTACTCGCAAGGGCCTGACTCCATTACACTATGCTGTCCAAGGATCCCACTCAGAACTTGTCAAGTACTTGGTAAGGAAAGGTGCAAGTCTTAGCATCAAGACAAAATCAGGGAAGACTCCCATTGATCTTGccaacaatgaagaaattcGCTCCTTACTCGAGGAGCGCGAAAGGTTGCCCATTAAAGGAGATCTGAATGGTAGAAAGAAGGATGAAGAATCTGACCTGAAGCCATCTgtgcaagaaaaagaagaaaatcctgATGATGGAGCTCCTTCCGTTGTAGATGATGACAACGATGAACTGGATGGTGAAGGGGTGAAGCGGAAGGGTGATCAAGATGATAGAAATGAAGCCTCATCCGAACCAAAAAAGGCACGAGTTGCACTCAATCACCTTTCGAGTGCAGATGATGcacaagaagatgaagaaaactTGTGA
- the LOC122290026 gene encoding 26S proteasome non-ATPase regulatory subunit 11 homolog isoform X1 yields MPDMNHLNHFFTDGTAAYLVAVAGDNSRMKDSVSKQSTMSSSYLPATTDSIAQALEAKTPAEAISILYRVLENPSSSAEALRIKEQAITKLSDLLRQENRAEDLRNLLTQLRPFFNLIPKAKTAKIVRGIIDAVAKIPGTSELQISLCQEMVQWTRAEKRTFLRQRVEARLASLLMENKEYSQALVLLSSLIKEVRRLDDKLLLVDIDLLESKLHFSLKNLPKAKASLTAARTAANAIYVPPAQQGTIDLQSGILHAEEKDYKTAYSYFFEAFEAFNALEDPRAVFSLKYMLLCKIMVSQADDVAGVISSKAGLQYVGPELDAMKAVADAHSKRSLKLFETALRDFKAQLEEDPIVHRHLSSLYDTLLEQNLCRLIEPFSRVEITHIAELIELPVDHVEKKLSQMILDKKFAGTLDQGAGCLVIFDDPKIDAIYLATLDTISNVGKVVDSLYVRSAKIMA; encoded by the exons ATGCCTGATATGAATCATCTGAATCATTTTTTCACTGATGGTACTGCTGCATATTTAGTGGCTGTGGCTGGGGACAACAGTAGGATGAAG gATTCAGTTTCCAAACAATCAACTATGTCTTCTTCATATCTCCCAGCAACCACTGATTCTATTGCTCAGGCTTTAGAAGCCAAGACCCCAGCTGAGGCCATCTCTATTCTTTACCGTGTGCTTGAAAACCCATCATCTTCTGCTGAAGCCTTAAGGATCAAGGAACAGGCAATCACAAAGCTTTCAGATCTTCTAAGGCAAGAGAATCGAGCAGAGGATCTCCGAAACCTTTTGACCCAATTGAGGCCCTTTTTCAACCTGATTCCCAAGGCAAAGACTGCAAAAATTGTTCGTGGGATAATTGATGCAGTAGCTAAAATACCAGGCACGTCTGAACTCCAGATTTCCCTCTGCCAAGAAATGGTGCAGTGGACCCGTGCTGAAAAGCGAACTTTCCTACGGCAAAGAGTGGAGGCAAGGCTCGCATCTCTTTTGATGGAAAACAAAGAGTACTCACAAGCTTTAGTTCTCCTTTCTAGCTTAATAAAGGAAGTGAGAAGGCTAGATGATAAGCTGCTGCTTGTGGACATAGACTTGTTGGAGAGcaaactccatttctctttAAAGAATCTCCCCAAAGCCAAGGCTTCTCTGACAGCTGCTAGAACTGCTGCCAATGCCATATATGTGCCCCCAGCTCAACAGGGTACTATAGATTTGCAGAGTGGGATCCTTCATGCAGAAGAAAAGGACTACAAAACTGCTTATAGCTATTTCTTTGAAGCTTTTGAAGCTTTCAATGCTCTTGAAGATCCGAGGGCAGTATTTAGCCTCAAGTATATGCTGTTATGCAAAATCATGGTGAGCCAGGCTGATGACGTGGCAGGAGTAATATCATCCAAAGCTGGGCTGCAATATGTGGGGCCTGAGCTGGATGCAATGAAGGCTGTGGCTGATGCCCATTCAAAACGCTCTTTGAAGCTTTTTGAGACTGCCCTCAGGGATTTCAAGGCTCAGCTAGAGGAAGATCCTATTGTCCACAGGCACCTCTCTTCTCTGTATGACACGTTATTGGAGCAAAATCTCTGCAGGTTGATTGAACCTTTCTCCAGGGTTGAGATTACACATATTGCTGAGCTGATTGAGCTACCGGTTGATCATGTGGAGAAGAAATTATCTCAGATGATTTTGGATAAGAAGTTTGCGGGTACTCTGGATCAGGGTGCTGGATGCCTCGTCATTTTTGACGATCCCAAGATAGATGCAATATATCTGGCAACACTGGACACCATTTCAAATGTTGGCAAGGTCGTGGATAGCCTCTATGTTAGGTCTGCCAAGATAATGGCATGA
- the LOC122290026 gene encoding 26S proteasome non-ATPase regulatory subunit 11 homolog isoform X2, giving the protein MSSSYLPATTDSIAQALEAKTPAEAISILYRVLENPSSSAEALRIKEQAITKLSDLLRQENRAEDLRNLLTQLRPFFNLIPKAKTAKIVRGIIDAVAKIPGTSELQISLCQEMVQWTRAEKRTFLRQRVEARLASLLMENKEYSQALVLLSSLIKEVRRLDDKLLLVDIDLLESKLHFSLKNLPKAKASLTAARTAANAIYVPPAQQGTIDLQSGILHAEEKDYKTAYSYFFEAFEAFNALEDPRAVFSLKYMLLCKIMVSQADDVAGVISSKAGLQYVGPELDAMKAVADAHSKRSLKLFETALRDFKAQLEEDPIVHRHLSSLYDTLLEQNLCRLIEPFSRVEITHIAELIELPVDHVEKKLSQMILDKKFAGTLDQGAGCLVIFDDPKIDAIYLATLDTISNVGKVVDSLYVRSAKIMA; this is encoded by the coding sequence ATGTCTTCTTCATATCTCCCAGCAACCACTGATTCTATTGCTCAGGCTTTAGAAGCCAAGACCCCAGCTGAGGCCATCTCTATTCTTTACCGTGTGCTTGAAAACCCATCATCTTCTGCTGAAGCCTTAAGGATCAAGGAACAGGCAATCACAAAGCTTTCAGATCTTCTAAGGCAAGAGAATCGAGCAGAGGATCTCCGAAACCTTTTGACCCAATTGAGGCCCTTTTTCAACCTGATTCCCAAGGCAAAGACTGCAAAAATTGTTCGTGGGATAATTGATGCAGTAGCTAAAATACCAGGCACGTCTGAACTCCAGATTTCCCTCTGCCAAGAAATGGTGCAGTGGACCCGTGCTGAAAAGCGAACTTTCCTACGGCAAAGAGTGGAGGCAAGGCTCGCATCTCTTTTGATGGAAAACAAAGAGTACTCACAAGCTTTAGTTCTCCTTTCTAGCTTAATAAAGGAAGTGAGAAGGCTAGATGATAAGCTGCTGCTTGTGGACATAGACTTGTTGGAGAGcaaactccatttctctttAAAGAATCTCCCCAAAGCCAAGGCTTCTCTGACAGCTGCTAGAACTGCTGCCAATGCCATATATGTGCCCCCAGCTCAACAGGGTACTATAGATTTGCAGAGTGGGATCCTTCATGCAGAAGAAAAGGACTACAAAACTGCTTATAGCTATTTCTTTGAAGCTTTTGAAGCTTTCAATGCTCTTGAAGATCCGAGGGCAGTATTTAGCCTCAAGTATATGCTGTTATGCAAAATCATGGTGAGCCAGGCTGATGACGTGGCAGGAGTAATATCATCCAAAGCTGGGCTGCAATATGTGGGGCCTGAGCTGGATGCAATGAAGGCTGTGGCTGATGCCCATTCAAAACGCTCTTTGAAGCTTTTTGAGACTGCCCTCAGGGATTTCAAGGCTCAGCTAGAGGAAGATCCTATTGTCCACAGGCACCTCTCTTCTCTGTATGACACGTTATTGGAGCAAAATCTCTGCAGGTTGATTGAACCTTTCTCCAGGGTTGAGATTACACATATTGCTGAGCTGATTGAGCTACCGGTTGATCATGTGGAGAAGAAATTATCTCAGATGATTTTGGATAAGAAGTTTGCGGGTACTCTGGATCAGGGTGCTGGATGCCTCGTCATTTTTGACGATCCCAAGATAGATGCAATATATCTGGCAACACTGGACACCATTTCAAATGTTGGCAAGGTCGTGGATAGCCTCTATGTTAGGTCTGCCAAGATAATGGCATGA
- the LOC122290155 gene encoding acyl-CoA-binding domain-containing protein 1-like yields the protein MPLRASTLSDSFKGISFSIHTHCSLYNTTREVRSKSGIGVKAGDSNMGLKEEFEEYAEKAKTLPENTSNESKLILYGLYKQATVGPVNTGRPGIFSMKERAKWDAWKAIEGKSKEEAMSDYITKVKQLQEEAVASA from the exons ATGCCATTGAGAGCCTCGACCCTGAGTGATAGTTTCAAGGGAATATCTTTCTCCATACACACACATTGTTCACTATATAACACCACGCGAGAAGTGCGAAGCAAATCAGGCATCGGAGTTAAGGCGGGAGATAGCAATATGGGTTTGAAG GAGGAGTTTGAGGAGTATGCTGAGAAAGCCAAGACCCTGCCGGAGAATACCTCAAACGAAAGCAAGCTTATTCTCTATGGGCTGTACAAGCAGGCCACCGTTGGACCGGTGAACACCG GCCGTCCTGGAATTTTCAGCATGAAGGAGAGAGCAAAGTGGGATGCATGGAAGGCTATTGAAG GAAAATCCAAGGAGGAAGCAATGAGTGATTACATAACCAAAGTGAAACAGTTGCAGGAAGAAGCTGTGGCATCTGCCTGA
- the LOC122288971 gene encoding uncharacterized protein LOC122288971 isoform X2: MAEKGGGELGTVLEEDAGEDRDEEQEEEVKKLVRTYLGLSFSVSLALIPNKAMSLVPALENQVRELSLRLLQAEEQLRQMKSRRKEDSKANARVVEIFASHRNAWQAEERRLLQGIEELRERVAELEKREAEYKARVEELEKEVGERDEIISFMSRTSRVDHHEFGEEEEDSSVEVNFVYERPEPHPQLNHHQKNVFDSELLASSASKFWAERAGLCQDLPYESHESLYHMKHFVPRESPWKVDGESTGVASKLKLLERELMNLVSVGNSDLSKVPTLIRKQAKRCQALAGKIDDLCRSMQASDPSEPTLTPEFRTQRQTEFLLEAFRLQQRASETGQKLMALRTEVGKSYHGDEVGSQAKLTTRRSLDSIINNLKEIQRNLEIWLARIIGDLEGILARDGASRVRDYYMSRYPFVQ; encoded by the exons ATGGCAGAAAAAGGAGGAGGAGAACTGGGTACCGTACTAGAGGAGGACGCGGGAGAAGACAGagatgaagaacaagaagaggAAGTGAAAAAGCTTGTGCGAACTTACCTGGGGCTCAGCTTCTCAGTGTCGCTGGCATTGATTCCCAATAAGGCAATGTCCCTGGTACCGGCCCTAGAAAACCAAGTCCGGGAACTCTCTTTGAGACTCCTGCAAGCGGAGGAGCAGCTGAGGCAGATGAAGTCCCGGAGAAAGGAGGACTCCAAGGCCAATGCCCGGGTGGTGGAGATCTTTGCGAGCCACCGGAACGCGTGGCAGGCGGAGGAGAGGCGGCTTCTTCAGGGGATCGAGGAGCTGAGGGAGAGGGTGGCGGAGCTGGAGAAGAGGGAGGCAGAGTACAAGGCGCGGGTGGAGGAGCTGGAGAAGGAGGTGGGCGAGAGGGATGAAATAATTAGCTTCATGTCCAGGACTAGCAGGGTTGATCATCACGAGTTTGGGGAGGAAGAGGAAGACAGTTCGGTTGAAGTGAACTTTGTTTATGAGCGTCCGGAACCACATCCGCAGCTTAATCATCATCAGAAGAATGTATTTGATTCTGAGTTGTTGGCGTCCTCTGCTTCCAAGTTTTGGGCGGAAAGAGCTGGCCTCTGTCAG GACCTACCGTATGAATCTCACGAATCATTGTATCATATGAAGCATTTTGTACCAAG GGAATCCCCTTGGAAGGTAGACGGTGAATCAACTGGAGTTGCCTCTAAACTAAAGTTACTTGAACGGGAACTCATGAATTTGGTAAGCGTGGGTAACAGTGATCTATCAAAAGTACCAACACTAATCAGGAAGCAAGCAAAGAGATGTCAAGCTCTTGCAGGGAAGATTGATGATCTTTGCAGAAGCATG CAGGCTAGTGATCCCAGTGAACCGACCCTTACTCCAGAGTTTCGAACGCAAAGGCAAACAGAGTTTTTACTCGAGGCATTTAGACTTCAGCAGCGTGCATCAGAAACTGGACAGAAGCTCATGGCATTACGAACTGAAGTTGGGAAGAGTTACCATGGAGATGAGGTGGGGAGCCAGGCCAAACTGACAACAAGGAGATCTCTAGACTCGATCATAAACAACTTGAAAGAAATCCAGAGGAATTTGGAGATATGGCTGGCCAGAATTATAGGAGATCTTGAAGGGATTCTGGCAAGAGATGGCGCTTCTCGTGTAAGGGATTATTATATGTCAAGGTATCCTTTTGTTCAATAG
- the LOC122288971 gene encoding uncharacterized protein LOC122288971 isoform X1, which produces MAEKGGGELGTVLEEDAGEDRDEEQEEEVKKLVRTYLGLSFSVSLALIPNKAMSLVPALENQVRELSLRLLQAEEQLRQMKSRRKEDSKANARVVEIFASHRNAWQAEERRLLQGIEELRERVAELEKREAEYKARVEELEKEVGERDEIISFMSRTSRVDHHEFGEEEEDSSVEVNFVYERPEPHPQLNHHQKNVFDSELLASSASKFWAERAGLCQDLPYESHESLYHMKHFVPRRESPWKVDGESTGVASKLKLLERELMNLVSVGNSDLSKVPTLIRKQAKRCQALAGKIDDLCRSMQASDPSEPTLTPEFRTQRQTEFLLEAFRLQQRASETGQKLMALRTEVGKSYHGDEVGSQAKLTTRRSLDSIINNLKEIQRNLEIWLARIIGDLEGILARDGASRVRDYYMSRYPFVQ; this is translated from the exons ATGGCAGAAAAAGGAGGAGGAGAACTGGGTACCGTACTAGAGGAGGACGCGGGAGAAGACAGagatgaagaacaagaagaggAAGTGAAAAAGCTTGTGCGAACTTACCTGGGGCTCAGCTTCTCAGTGTCGCTGGCATTGATTCCCAATAAGGCAATGTCCCTGGTACCGGCCCTAGAAAACCAAGTCCGGGAACTCTCTTTGAGACTCCTGCAAGCGGAGGAGCAGCTGAGGCAGATGAAGTCCCGGAGAAAGGAGGACTCCAAGGCCAATGCCCGGGTGGTGGAGATCTTTGCGAGCCACCGGAACGCGTGGCAGGCGGAGGAGAGGCGGCTTCTTCAGGGGATCGAGGAGCTGAGGGAGAGGGTGGCGGAGCTGGAGAAGAGGGAGGCAGAGTACAAGGCGCGGGTGGAGGAGCTGGAGAAGGAGGTGGGCGAGAGGGATGAAATAATTAGCTTCATGTCCAGGACTAGCAGGGTTGATCATCACGAGTTTGGGGAGGAAGAGGAAGACAGTTCGGTTGAAGTGAACTTTGTTTATGAGCGTCCGGAACCACATCCGCAGCTTAATCATCATCAGAAGAATGTATTTGATTCTGAGTTGTTGGCGTCCTCTGCTTCCAAGTTTTGGGCGGAAAGAGCTGGCCTCTGTCAG GACCTACCGTATGAATCTCACGAATCATTGTATCATATGAAGCATTTTGTACCAAG AAGGGAATCCCCTTGGAAGGTAGACGGTGAATCAACTGGAGTTGCCTCTAAACTAAAGTTACTTGAACGGGAACTCATGAATTTGGTAAGCGTGGGTAACAGTGATCTATCAAAAGTACCAACACTAATCAGGAAGCAAGCAAAGAGATGTCAAGCTCTTGCAGGGAAGATTGATGATCTTTGCAGAAGCATG CAGGCTAGTGATCCCAGTGAACCGACCCTTACTCCAGAGTTTCGAACGCAAAGGCAAACAGAGTTTTTACTCGAGGCATTTAGACTTCAGCAGCGTGCATCAGAAACTGGACAGAAGCTCATGGCATTACGAACTGAAGTTGGGAAGAGTTACCATGGAGATGAGGTGGGGAGCCAGGCCAAACTGACAACAAGGAGATCTCTAGACTCGATCATAAACAACTTGAAAGAAATCCAGAGGAATTTGGAGATATGGCTGGCCAGAATTATAGGAGATCTTGAAGGGATTCTGGCAAGAGATGGCGCTTCTCGTGTAAGGGATTATTATATGTCAAGGTATCCTTTTGTTCAATAG